Proteins encoded by one window of Cyclobacteriaceae bacterium:
- a CDS encoding alkane 1-monooxygenase yields MRHLKKIGFFTAFILPALVVVGFYAGGWWNYLAIAFAFIIIPIIDQLTGLDTTNVPDDQVKEVSEEYYYRFVTYVWTYIQVAFIIWACYAVTTGTLLSLTEWFGFVLSVALVTGGIGITVAHELGHKKSAWERFYAKLLLMTVSYMHFYVEHNRGHHVWVATPLDPATAKKDENFYQFWVRSVFGGYRHAWKLENEVMKKRGLPVYHWKNTMIAFTLLPIIFCVAITGAFSLWLGEVTLTIPVFFFAQSFLAFTLLELVNYVEHYGVSRREVSPGKYERVNPLHSWNASHLISNFFLFQLQRHSDHHAYAGKRYQILKHYDESPQLPYGYPTMILMALVPPLWFTQMNSRLEDWTTKTYQQAPVL; encoded by the coding sequence GTGAGACACCTCAAGAAAATCGGCTTTTTTACAGCCTTCATTTTACCCGCACTTGTAGTCGTAGGATTTTATGCCGGTGGATGGTGGAATTACCTGGCCATTGCTTTTGCTTTTATCATCATACCCATCATTGATCAGCTTACCGGACTTGACACAACCAATGTACCCGATGATCAGGTAAAGGAGGTAAGTGAGGAGTATTACTATCGGTTTGTCACGTATGTGTGGACATACATTCAGGTTGCTTTTATAATCTGGGCTTGTTATGCAGTAACCACCGGAACCTTGCTATCACTTACCGAATGGTTTGGCTTTGTACTCAGCGTTGCACTTGTAACCGGAGGTATCGGTATAACCGTTGCACATGAACTCGGGCATAAGAAATCGGCATGGGAAAGATTTTACGCCAAACTTTTATTGATGACGGTGTCATACATGCACTTTTACGTGGAGCACAACCGCGGACATCACGTTTGGGTGGCCACACCACTTGATCCGGCCACAGCCAAAAAGGATGAAAACTTCTATCAATTCTGGGTTCGTTCCGTATTTGGTGGATACCGGCACGCATGGAAGCTGGAGAATGAGGTGATGAAGAAAAGAGGACTCCCTGTATATCACTGGAAAAACACCATGATTGCATTTACCCTCCTGCCCATCATTTTTTGTGTGGCGATTACAGGTGCATTTTCGCTATGGCTGGGTGAAGTCACCTTGACTATTCCTGTGTTTTTCTTTGCTCAAAGCTTTTTGGCTTTTACTCTTCTGGAGTTGGTGAACTATGTTGAACATTATGGAGTCAGCAGAAGAGAAGTTTCTCCTGGAAAGTATGAACGTGTAAATCCACTGCACTCATGGAATGCCAGTCATCTAATCAGTAATTTTTTCTTATTTCAACTGCAGCGCCATTCCGATCACCATGCTTATGCGGGAAAGCGATATCAGATTCTCAAGCATTATGATGAAAGTCCGCAGTTGCCGTATGGATATCCTACCATGATTTTGATGGCACTTGTTCCACCCCTTTGGTTTACTCAAATGAATAGTCGGCTGGAAGACTGGACAACTAAAACTTACCAACAGGCTCCGGTGCTGTAA
- a CDS encoding LemA family protein, producing the protein MATHFTHVDSLTEVYLDLQDSLHTAWNLMINDDNQKIKAMHNLLHELKISAQLDPEKVKSLEHRIEQLKRIRYTPKSMSNPDLVAEYDFASNSLVNELISLSEGHTAYAYNTTMQNLVNQIRKAEESIEHYRSDYDAIVVTYNKFIQENKDHMREIDHTSKVEQKPLFQMVSE; encoded by the coding sequence ATGGCAACCCATTTTACACACGTTGACTCGCTAACGGAAGTCTACCTGGATTTACAAGACAGCCTGCACACCGCCTGGAACCTGATGATTAATGATGACAACCAGAAAATAAAGGCCATGCACAACCTACTGCATGAACTGAAGATATCAGCTCAATTGGATCCTGAAAAGGTTAAATCACTGGAACATCGGATTGAACAGTTAAAGCGAATCCGGTACACCCCCAAAAGCATGTCGAACCCCGACCTTGTTGCCGAATACGATTTTGCTTCAAACTCATTGGTCAACGAATTGATTTCACTATCGGAAGGACACACCGCCTATGCCTATAACACCACCATGCAGAATTTGGTAAATCAAATCCGCAAAGCAGAAGAAAGTATTGAACACTACCGCTCGGATTATGATGCCATTGTAGTCACTTACAATAAATTCATCCAGGAGAACAAAGATCACATGCGCGAGATCGATCACACCAGTAAGGTAGAGCAGAAGCCTCTTTTCCAGATGGTTTCTGAATAA
- the paaD gene encoding 1,2-phenylacetyl-CoA epoxidase subunit PaaD: MMRSSEDIYTLLEEVKDPEIPVLSLVDLGVITHVSVENDQVDIEMTPTFVGCPALDMMKQDVKDVLAKNGMNNVSITVSFKEPWTSDKISEKGRKALKQFGLAPPPVGKNLFSDIDVLEHAACPRCGGSNTTLKNPFGPTLCRSIHYCEDCREAFEQFKPL; encoded by the coding sequence ATGATGCGATCATCCGAAGATATTTATACGTTGCTGGAAGAGGTGAAGGACCCGGAAATACCGGTTTTGTCGTTGGTGGATCTTGGGGTTATCACCCATGTTTCCGTTGAAAACGATCAGGTCGATATAGAAATGACACCAACTTTTGTAGGATGCCCGGCTTTAGACATGATGAAGCAAGATGTGAAAGATGTGCTGGCAAAAAATGGCATGAACAACGTATCCATTACTGTATCTTTTAAAGAGCCCTGGACATCCGATAAGATTTCTGAAAAGGGCCGAAAAGCCCTTAAACAATTCGGTTTGGCTCCGCCACCTGTGGGTAAAAATCTTTTTTCCGATATTGACGTACTCGAACATGCCGCCTGCCCCCGATGCGGAGGTTCAAATACAACCCTTAAAAATCCGTTTGGCCCCACCTTGTGCCGGTCGATACACTATTGTGAGGATTGCCGGGAAGCATTTGAACAGTTTAAACCCTTATAA
- the paaC gene encoding 1,2-phenylacetyl-CoA epoxidase subunit PaaC — MNELAIKELLYKMADDQLILGHRNSEWTGFGPLLEEDIAFSSMAQDKVGQSYALYTILHSLGEQEPDTVAFTRNAEQFHNSIFTELPNGEYDFSLIRHFLYDTAEIMRFDMLTESSFQPLAELAVKVRAELRYHTLHANTWVKQLGSATEESVVRLQKSLEHALPYALGMFEESPYEQELIDSGVFAGEKQLQEKWLEKISAIINETRLQLPDLNTVQPVLGGRIGKHSEHLQPLLNEMSEVFRIDPTAEW; from the coding sequence ATGAACGAACTCGCCATAAAAGAACTATTGTACAAAATGGCTGATGACCAGCTTATCCTGGGGCATCGCAATTCAGAGTGGACCGGCTTTGGGCCGCTACTGGAAGAGGATATTGCCTTCTCATCCATGGCGCAAGACAAAGTGGGGCAGAGTTATGCACTCTATACCATTCTTCATTCATTAGGGGAACAAGAACCCGATACGGTTGCCTTCACACGCAATGCCGAACAATTTCATAACTCCATTTTTACCGAATTGCCCAATGGTGAGTACGACTTTAGTCTGATTCGTCACTTTTTATACGACACAGCCGAGATCATGCGCTTCGATATGCTCACGGAATCATCCTTTCAACCCTTGGCCGAACTGGCCGTGAAGGTGCGTGCAGAACTCCGTTACCATACGCTTCACGCCAACACGTGGGTAAAACAATTGGGCAGCGCTACTGAAGAAAGTGTAGTACGCCTGCAGAAATCGCTTGAGCATGCGCTTCCCTACGCATTGGGGATGTTTGAAGAATCGCCATACGAACAGGAATTAATAGATAGTGGCGTTTTTGCCGGAGAGAAGCAACTACAGGAAAAATGGTTGGAGAAAATCAGCGCCATCATTAATGAAACACGACTTCAGTTACCCGACTTGAACACGGTTCAACCTGTATTGGGTGGAAGAATAGGAAAGCATAGTGAACACCTGCAACCACTACTAAATGAAATGAGTGAGGTATTTCGTATTGACCCCACTGCCGAGTGGTAA
- a CDS encoding phenylacetic acid degradation b, which produces MNSLDPRVNRLPAVGQPGQAEPKAPLDQFGTFEVFVQPKEGKPFQHEGAVHAPNLEMAFVLAKETFTRRFLCVSLFVADTRHVFVSPMTEGNITVFDFIHNTPEQPGAKLSYEIFLLAKRGKQHVHVGSVLARTPNEAMSEAKREFQTDKVVYNIWAIRTDDIRFTKPEEQELWMTLPEKKFRDASNYKGGDKLKEFLERIK; this is translated from the coding sequence ATGAATTCACTCGACCCAAGAGTAAACCGATTACCCGCTGTTGGCCAACCCGGACAAGCCGAGCCGAAAGCTCCGCTTGATCAGTTTGGCACGTTTGAAGTGTTTGTACAACCGAAAGAAGGCAAACCCTTTCAACATGAAGGCGCTGTGCATGCACCCAACCTGGAGATGGCTTTTGTATTGGCAAAAGAAACCTTCACCCGCAGGTTTCTATGTGTATCACTTTTCGTTGCCGATACCCGCCACGTTTTTGTTTCACCCATGACGGAAGGAAACATAACTGTATTTGATTTCATACACAATACACCCGAACAGCCTGGGGCAAAATTAAGCTATGAGATTTTTTTATTAGCGAAGCGGGGTAAACAGCATGTGCACGTTGGTTCTGTACTGGCACGCACACCCAACGAAGCCATGAGTGAAGCCAAGCGGGAATTTCAAACCGACAAGGTAGTGTATAACATTTGGGCAATTCGTACAGACGATATCCGGTTTACCAAACCAGAAGAACAGGAATTGTGGATGACGCTGCCTGAAAAAAAATTCAGGGATGCATCGAACTATAAAGGTGGAGATAAGTTGAAAGAATTTTTGGAACGTATAAAGTGA
- the paaA gene encoding 1,2-phenylacetyl-CoA epoxidase subunit A has protein sequence MYGGGNTFEGIKTDSLVQEDPEKLAEFEARIERGEKIEPTDWMPQLYRKQLIRMIEQHAHSEIIGALPEGTWITRAPGFKRKLALMAKVQDEVGHAQLLYSAAETLGKSREQMITDLITGKSKYSNIFNYPAFTWADSCFISWLVDAGAIVNQLANAKGSYGPYCRALDRICAEESFHLKYGHHCVIYLATGTQKQRDMFQEALNRWWAPMMHFFGPSDKISAHTEVLMKWKVKMASNDDMRNQFLDMYVPKIWELGFTIPDPKLKKNTETGRWEYTEPDWEEFKRVINGDGPCNRERLEVRRIAEERGRWVREALKTPRTAYVTPLA, from the coding sequence ATGTACGGAGGAGGAAACACGTTTGAAGGCATTAAGACCGATAGCCTGGTACAGGAAGATCCCGAAAAATTAGCCGAATTCGAGGCCCGCATTGAGCGGGGCGAAAAAATTGAACCTACAGATTGGATGCCCCAGTTGTACCGCAAGCAGCTCATCCGCATGATTGAACAACATGCGCACAGCGAAATTATTGGAGCGCTGCCGGAAGGAACCTGGATTACCCGTGCACCCGGTTTTAAGCGCAAGCTTGCCTTGATGGCCAAAGTGCAGGACGAAGTCGGGCATGCCCAGCTTTTGTACAGTGCTGCCGAAACATTGGGTAAGTCGCGTGAGCAGATGATCACCGACCTGATTACCGGTAAATCCAAATACTCAAACATTTTCAACTACCCGGCATTCACCTGGGCCGACTCGTGTTTTATTTCTTGGTTGGTTGATGCGGGTGCCATCGTAAACCAGTTGGCCAACGCCAAAGGAAGTTACGGGCCTTACTGTCGTGCACTTGATCGCATTTGTGCAGAAGAGTCGTTCCATTTGAAGTACGGTCACCATTGTGTGATTTACCTGGCAACCGGCACACAGAAACAGCGCGACATGTTTCAGGAAGCTCTGAATCGCTGGTGGGCCCCGATGATGCATTTCTTCGGCCCTTCCGATAAAATTTCTGCACACACCGAAGTGTTGATGAAGTGGAAAGTGAAAATGGCTTCCAATGATGACATGCGTAATCAGTTTCTGGATATGTACGTTCCTAAAATCTGGGAACTCGGGTTTACCATACCCGATCCGAAGCTGAAGAAAAATACAGAAACCGGTCGCTGGGAATACACCGAACCCGATTGGGAAGAATTCAAGCGTGTGATCAATGGCGATGGCCCTTGCAACAGGGAGCGCCTGGAAGTAAGACGTATTGCAGAAGAGCGCGGCCGTTGGGTACGCGAAGCGTTAAAAACACCGCGCACGGCATACGTTACACCGTTGGCCTGA
- a CDS encoding TetR/AcrR family transcriptional regulator codes for MADVVTNLSRKEQVIRMAAELFKEKGYSASSMRDLAQKLGIEAASLYSHIKSKEEILRTLCFDMAAEFRSSLSEVEKQNVSASEKLRLGIIGHVKVMAKDLTASAVFMNEHRHLSQPYLRDFLLLRINYINRFKTFIEQGVATGDFKKDIDTKLAVMTLFSSLNWMPAWFSPDSTIEPEKLGQQLSDMLIDGLKQKA; via the coding sequence ATGGCAGATGTAGTAACAAACTTATCAAGAAAGGAACAGGTCATTCGCATGGCGGCTGAGTTGTTTAAGGAGAAGGGTTACTCGGCTTCTTCCATGCGCGACCTGGCGCAGAAACTGGGCATCGAAGCAGCCAGTCTGTATTCACATATAAAATCCAAAGAAGAAATTCTGCGAACCTTGTGTTTCGACATGGCTGCGGAATTCCGATCATCGCTTTCAGAAGTTGAAAAGCAAAACGTTTCTGCCAGCGAAAAGCTTCGGTTGGGTATTATCGGACACGTAAAGGTTATGGCCAAAGATCTTACTGCCTCTGCGGTTTTCATGAATGAGCACCGCCACCTGAGTCAGCCTTACCTGCGCGATTTTCTCTTACTTCGGATCAATTACATCAACCGTTTTAAAACCTTCATTGAACAAGGGGTTGCCACAGGCGATTTCAAAAAAGACATTGATACCAAGCTGGCTGTGATGACGCTGTTCTCTTCCCTCAACTGGATGCCTGCGTGGTTCAGCCCGGACAGCACCATCGAACCTGAAAAACTGGGCCAGCAACTGTCCGACATGCTGATAGATGGCCTGAAACAAAAGGCTTAG